In one window of Pseudodesulfovibrio sediminis DNA:
- a CDS encoding LysR family transcriptional regulator: MELYQLRTFVAVAEEGNFTRAGKRVHATQPAVSAHIKALEEELGVRLFNRIPRGVELTHAGEDLVQDAIEVLSAATALKARAVTLGGEVSGEIRLGLCTDPDYLKITTLLSAMGERFPKLNLKLVQLPSRVILKELRARNLDGAFIFSGNPYNDLETVKLAEPQYSVVGASRYKEELERGEAGALSAHTWIMPTSDCAFRDLQLELFNQHGIVPVQTIGADSEEVIRPLLVEGKALGLVREDEVARMLESGQGAECSPLGRHPMELNFIYRTGEGGYPSVAALIEIVRRTWDV; the protein is encoded by the coding sequence ATGGAACTTTACCAGCTCAGAACATTCGTGGCTGTGGCCGAAGAAGGGAATTTCACCCGTGCTGGCAAGCGTGTGCATGCCACACAGCCGGCTGTGAGTGCGCATATCAAGGCCCTGGAGGAAGAACTGGGCGTGCGTCTGTTCAATCGCATTCCGCGTGGCGTGGAGTTGACGCATGCCGGTGAAGATTTGGTGCAGGACGCCATCGAAGTGCTGTCCGCAGCCACTGCGCTCAAGGCCAGAGCCGTGACCCTCGGTGGCGAGGTTTCCGGGGAAATTAGACTCGGCCTGTGTACGGACCCGGATTATCTCAAGATCACCACACTGCTTTCAGCAATGGGAGAGCGGTTTCCCAAGCTCAACCTGAAGTTGGTGCAGCTGCCCTCAAGAGTCATTCTGAAGGAATTACGGGCCAGAAATCTGGATGGTGCGTTCATTTTTTCCGGCAACCCCTACAATGATCTGGAGACCGTGAAGCTCGCCGAACCGCAGTACTCCGTGGTGGGCGCTAGCAGATACAAGGAAGAGTTGGAGCGCGGCGAAGCCGGTGCGCTTTCGGCTCACACCTGGATCATGCCCACCAGTGACTGCGCTTTCAGGGATTTGCAACTGGAGCTGTTTAATCAGCACGGCATCGTGCCGGTGCAGACCATTGGTGCGGATTCCGAAGAGGTTATCAGGCCGCTGCTTGTCGAAGGCAAGGCGCTCGGCCTGGTGCGTGAGGATGAGGTGGCGCGCATGCTCGAGTCAGGGCAGGGCGCGGAATGTTCTCCTCTGGGACGCCACCCCATGGAGCTGAATTTCATCTATCGCACCGGGGAAGGCGGCTATCCCTCCGTTGCCGCGCTCATCGAGATCGTTCGGCGTACCTGGGATGTGTAG
- the purD gene encoding phosphoribosylamine--glycine ligase → MKILVVGSGGREHALCWKLSQNPKVTQIMCAPGNGGTAQVGENIAVKDDDIPALVKLAKEREVDLVVVGPELPLVLGLENALRQEGIPCFGPNAFAANLEGSKAFSKNVMADAGVPTAPFRVFDEFDEAVAFIKEKGAPIVVKADGLAAGKGVVVATSEEEAIEAVEEMMVKKAFGSAGDRVVIEEALKGEEASFLAFCDGTNFAMLPSSQDHKAAYEGDTGPNTGGMGAYSPAPILPKEKYAETAELCIKPILRHLAAKDEPFKGVLYAGLMYTDNGPSVLEYNVRFGDPECQPLLMRLETDLLEIMFACIDGKLDEIDVVSTPQTACGVVIAAEGYPGSYSKGMEVTGLDAADAMEGVKVFQAGTKVDGDKIVTSGGRVLCVTALGDDLAAAQKKAYEAVDKVHFDKSFYRKDIADKGLKRIK, encoded by the coding sequence ATGAAAATTCTGGTTGTTGGTTCTGGTGGTCGTGAGCACGCATTGTGCTGGAAGCTTTCTCAGAACCCGAAAGTAACGCAAATCATGTGTGCGCCGGGTAACGGCGGCACAGCCCAGGTGGGCGAAAATATAGCGGTCAAGGACGATGATATTCCGGCTCTGGTCAAATTGGCCAAAGAGCGCGAAGTCGATCTGGTTGTGGTCGGCCCGGAGTTGCCGTTGGTGCTTGGTCTGGAGAACGCCCTGCGCCAGGAAGGCATTCCCTGTTTCGGCCCCAATGCGTTTGCGGCCAATCTGGAAGGGTCCAAGGCCTTTTCCAAGAACGTCATGGCGGACGCTGGTGTACCCACCGCACCGTTCCGCGTGTTTGACGAATTTGATGAAGCCGTGGCTTTTATCAAGGAAAAGGGCGCTCCCATAGTGGTCAAGGCCGATGGTCTGGCTGCGGGCAAGGGCGTTGTCGTGGCCACCTCCGAAGAAGAAGCCATTGAGGCCGTGGAAGAGATGATGGTCAAAAAGGCTTTTGGCTCTGCGGGTGACCGCGTGGTCATCGAAGAGGCGCTCAAGGGTGAGGAAGCCTCCTTCCTCGCATTTTGCGACGGCACCAACTTTGCCATGCTTCCTTCCAGTCAGGACCACAAGGCCGCCTATGAGGGCGATACCGGCCCCAACACCGGCGGCATGGGCGCCTATTCTCCGGCCCCGATCCTGCCCAAGGAAAAGTATGCCGAGACCGCCGAGTTGTGTATCAAGCCCATCCTGCGCCACCTGGCTGCCAAGGATGAGCCGTTCAAGGGCGTGCTGTATGCAGGCCTGATGTACACCGATAACGGGCCGAGCGTGCTTGAATACAACGTCCGTTTCGGCGACCCCGAATGCCAGCCGTTGCTAATGCGGTTGGAAACCGATCTGCTCGAAATCATGTTTGCCTGCATTGATGGCAAGCTCGACGAAATTGATGTGGTCTCCACTCCGCAGACCGCCTGTGGTGTGGTCATTGCGGCTGAAGGATACCCCGGCTCCTATTCCAAGGGCATGGAAGTCACCGGACTCGACGCAGCCGATGCCATGGAAGGGGTCAAGGTCTTTCAGGCCGGAACCAAAGTGGACGGCGACAAGATTGTCACTTCCGGTGGCCGCGTGCTCTGTGTCACCGCACTGGGCGATGATCTGGCCGCGGCACAGAAAAAGGCCTACGAGGCCGTGGACAAGGTTCATTTCGACAAGAGCTTCTACCGCAAGGATATTGCGGACAAAGGTCTGAAAAGAATAAAATAA
- a CDS encoding rubrerythrin family protein, with translation MSKTTENLKAAFAGESQANRKYLAFAEKADKEGKPGVAKLFRAAAAAETIHAHAHLRLLKGVGSTEENLKEAIEGETYEFKSMYPEMMEDAKAEGENAILRYFGFANEAEKIHAELYTAALEADNDTFADADFYICSVCGHTQDGEPTDKCPICGAAAKAYTKVD, from the coding sequence ATGAGTAAGACCACTGAGAATCTGAAAGCCGCGTTTGCTGGTGAGTCCCAGGCCAATCGTAAATACCTTGCCTTTGCCGAGAAAGCTGACAAAGAGGGCAAGCCCGGTGTTGCCAAGTTGTTCCGCGCTGCCGCCGCTGCCGAGACCATCCACGCTCACGCCCATCTTCGTCTGCTGAAAGGTGTCGGTTCCACCGAAGAGAACCTCAAGGAAGCCATTGAAGGCGAAACCTATGAGTTCAAATCCATGTATCCGGAAATGATGGAAGATGCCAAAGCTGAAGGGGAAAATGCCATTCTGCGCTACTTTGGCTTTGCTAATGAGGCTGAAAAGATTCACGCCGAACTGTATACTGCTGCTCTCGAAGCAGATAACGACACCTTTGCCGATGCCGATTTTTACATTTGTTCCGTTTGCGGTCACACCCAGGACGGTGAACCCACTGACAAATGTCCTATTTGCGGTGCCGCTGCCAAGGCGTACACCAAAGTAGATTAA
- a CDS encoding LysR family transcriptional regulator, with product MELYQLKTFIVVAEEQHLTRASLRLHTSQPSVSAHIKALEEELDTKLFIRTPKGMRLTEAGERLHIKANQVLQAAREFKLEARNMGDELVGDISLGLNTDADYLRVVQLLNSLSEEHPKVTLQLQQRASTSVQDAIRDGYLDCGFIFGEPRNSDVQSVPLETTQFFVAIPDIWKDRIEGGLEALADLPWIMDPSDNPVQKLVNIFFQSHNFKLTNQLEVDGDEVIRVLVAAGKGVSFLRENEVQAANRIGNPVHAIAFDDLSIGLSFVYLKRRDQDPVMQAVIEHVKKVWGVD from the coding sequence ATGGAACTCTATCAATTAAAGACCTTTATCGTGGTGGCCGAGGAACAGCACCTGACCCGCGCATCCTTGCGGCTGCACACCAGCCAGCCTTCCGTAAGCGCCCACATCAAGGCATTGGAAGAGGAGCTGGACACCAAACTTTTCATTCGAACCCCCAAGGGCATGCGATTGACTGAGGCTGGTGAGCGGCTGCATATCAAGGCGAACCAGGTGTTGCAGGCCGCCAGAGAGTTCAAGCTTGAAGCCCGCAACATGGGCGATGAGCTTGTGGGCGACATTTCGCTGGGGCTGAACACCGACGCCGATTATCTGCGGGTGGTACAACTGCTCAATTCGCTGAGCGAAGAGCACCCCAAGGTCACGCTGCAGCTTCAGCAGCGGGCTTCCACGTCGGTGCAGGATGCTATCCGTGACGGGTATCTGGATTGCGGATTCATCTTCGGGGAGCCACGGAACTCTGATGTGCAATCGGTCCCTCTGGAAACCACGCAATTTTTCGTAGCCATACCCGATATCTGGAAAGACAGAATAGAGGGAGGCCTTGAGGCGCTGGCAGATCTGCCGTGGATCATGGACCCTTCCGACAATCCCGTACAGAAGCTAGTGAATATTTTTTTCCAGTCACACAACTTCAAACTGACCAATCAGCTTGAGGTGGATGGAGACGAGGTCATCCGCGTTCTGGTTGCTGCCGGTAAAGGCGTGTCCTTTCTCCGTGAGAACGAAGTCCAGGCCGCCAACCGCATCGGCAACCCTGTGCACGCCATCGCCTTTGACGATCTGTCCATCGGATTGAGTTTCGTCTATCTGAAACGGCGCGACCAGGACCCTGTCATGCAGGCTGTTATCGAGCACGTTAAAAAAGTCTGGGGTGTTGACTAA
- the purE gene encoding 5-(carboxyamino)imidazole ribonucleotide mutase: MPKVVIFMGSLSDEEKMRPCSDLLNDLGIDHVFTVSSAHRTPERTARLVKEYEADGCQVFICAAGLAAHLAGAVAAKTTKPVLGVPLTASSLGGMDAMLATVQMPPGFPVGTLALDKVGAKNAAWFAAQILALHDATLAEKIQQARDGFKESVEKAAASL, encoded by the coding sequence ATGCCGAAAGTTGTGATTTTCATGGGGTCTCTCTCTGATGAAGAGAAGATGCGGCCCTGTTCGGATCTGTTGAATGATCTGGGAATTGACCATGTTTTTACCGTGTCCAGTGCGCACCGTACACCGGAACGGACAGCCCGACTCGTCAAGGAATATGAAGCGGACGGTTGTCAGGTGTTCATTTGTGCCGCCGGACTGGCCGCACATCTGGCCGGGGCCGTGGCGGCCAAGACGACAAAACCCGTACTGGGTGTGCCGCTGACTGCTTCCTCGCTGGGCGGCATGGACGCCATGCTCGCCACTGTCCAGATGCCTCCGGGCTTCCCGGTCGGCACGCTGGCACTCGATAAGGTCGGCGCCAAAAACGCTGCCTGGTTCGCAGCACAGATTCTCGCACTCCACGACGCCACTCTGGCCGAAAAAATCCAACAGGCCAGAGACGGCTTCAAGGAATCAGTAGAAAAAGCCGCGGCCAGCCTGTAA